ATGCCGAGCTTGGCCTCGGGGAAGACCTGCTGGACCGCCTGGGCCATCACGTGGGCGGTGGAGTGCCGCAGGATGTCGAGGCCGTCGGGGCTGGAGATCACGACGGGGGCGACCTCGTCGCCGTCCTGGACGACGTGGGCGAGGTCCTTGAGCTGGCCGCCGACCCGGGCGGCGATCACGGCGCGGTCGTCGGCGAAGAGCTCGGCGGCCGTAGTGCCCGTGGTCACCACGCGCTCTTCCCGATCGGGTTCGCGGTTGATGATGATCCGGACGTCCGTCACCGGTCTCTCCTGACGTTCTGGCTACCGTGGTGCAGCAGAACCGCTGCACCGTGCATGGTACCGAGCCGGGCCGCGTCCCCGTCGCCGAGGCCGCGCACCCGGACGGGCGGTGCGGTCACGTTCCGCCACGATCCGGTCACCGGGACGGTTGACGGGCCTCCGAGTGCGGTATCACTTCAGCACGGTGCGGCCGCTGCACCGGTCCTCGGTGGCAGCGGCGCCCGGCAAGGACCGTGCGGCGTCTGAGGGGGCGTCATGCAGCAGCTGGGTTCCTGGTATCACGGTCCGCTGGCGTCCTTCGACACCGAGACGACCGGTGTCGACGTCGAGCGGGACAGAATCGTTTCGGCCGCCCTGGTGGTGCAGCCCGCACCGGGCGGGGCGGTCTCGGTGCGGACGTGGCTGGCCGATCCGGGGGTGCCGATCCCGGAGCCGGCCCGGGCGGTGCACGGCATCTCGGACGAGCAAGTGCGGGCGCACGGGCGGCCGCCGCGCGCGGTCGCGGTGGAGGTGGCCCGGGCGCTGGCCGAGCAGTCCCGGGCGGGCGTGCCGCTGGTGGTGATGAACGCCCCGTACGACCTGACGCTGCTGGACCGGGAGTTGCGCCGGCACGGGGCGGGTTCGCTGGCGGAGGTGCTGGACGGCGCGGAGCTGCTGGTGCTCGATCCGCGGGTGCTGGACAAGCAGTTCGACCGCTACCGCAAGGGCCGGCGCACCCTGACCGACCTGTGCGCGCACTACGGCGTCGAGCTGGTGGGCGCGCACGACGCGGCGGCGGACGCGCTGGCCTCGATGGAGCTGGTGCGGGCGGTGGCGGCCCGGCACGAGCGCCTGGGCGCGCTGTCCCCGGCCGAGCTGCACCTGCGGCAGGCGGTGTGGCACGCGGCGCAGGCCCGCGGCCTGGAGCGGTGGTTCGAGCGTTCGGGGGCGCCGGAGCGGGTGGACACGGCCTGGCCGATGCGTCCGGCCCGGTGCCGCTGCGGCGAGCGCCTGGAGCCGGGCCACGCCTGCGAGTTGGCGGCCTGACGCCCCGTCGGGGGCGCCGGGTGCGGAAAACGCCGCAGGCCCCGACGGCGTGGTCGGGGCCTGCGGTGTGCTCGGTGGGCGATACTGGGATCGAACCAGTGACCCCTTCGGTGTGAACGAAGTGCTCTCCCGCTGAGCTAATCGCCCGGGCAACGAGAAGAACTGTAGCACCACTTGGGCCCCGGTTCACAATCCGTTCCACGGACGGTCCCCCAGTTCCCGTTCCGGGAGGGCACGTTGAATGTTCGTCAGAACTCGGTCCGGAGCACGCGGAAAAGGCGTAGGGCTCCGACCTGATAAACAAGTCGGAGCCCTACGCCTGTGCATTCCGGTGGGCGATACTGGGATCGAACCAGTGACCCCTTCGGTGTGAACGAAGTGCTCTCCCGCTGAGCTAATCGCCCGGGTGCAGGGAAAACATTACCCCATCCGCACGGGTGCTCCGACCACCCTCGGCGCCGGTGGCCCCGCCGCCGGCCCGGCGCCCCGGCGGCCCTCCCCCGGCAGCGGCCCCGACCAGCGGCGGCGACCGACCACGGCGGGTGACGCCCCCGGTCGGGGCGGCCCTCGGGCCGAGGGCGCCGGGGGTCCGCCGGGCACCGGGCGGGCCAGGTTCGTGGGTTCCTCCAGT
The window above is part of the Kitasatospora sp. NA04385 genome. Proteins encoded here:
- a CDS encoding 3'-5' exonuclease translates to MGSWYHGPLASFDTETTGVDVERDRIVSAALVVQPAPGGAVSVRTWLADPGVPIPEPARAVHGISDEQVRAHGRPPRAVAVEVARALAEQSRAGVPLVVMNAPYDLTLLDRELRRHGAGSLAEVLDGAELLVLDPRVLDKQFDRYRKGRRTLTDLCAHYGVELVGAHDAAADALASMELVRAVAARHERLGALSPAELHLRQAVWHAAQARGLERWFERSGAPERVDTAWPMRPARCRCGERLEPGHACELAA